Part of the Tamandua tetradactyla isolate mTamTet1 chromosome 11, mTamTet1.pri, whole genome shotgun sequence genome, GGCATATTCTTAAGGAAATAGGGATATTTCTTTATAAGTTtagttgtgttttatttattagtttctAGAGGAATATAGTTTTCTGGTTTTCAACAGTGAGATTTACAGCTTTGTTGATCATAGAAGTAGCatcaggaaatcaggaaaactaaTTTAACAAAGAGTCAAAAATAGTGCTTCTGAACACAAGACACAGGGTCAGCCTTACCAACCTGAAATCATTCCCTTGAGATTTAGAGTCTGCAAAACACTAACAAGTCTAAGGTCTGAAATATGTTAAGAATCCACAATTAAAATGTGCCTTCAATTTTCATTGAAGTAATTGAATTAAAATTTCCCCAATGAGACATTTATACTCTGGAGAGAATCATAAAAAGTATTTCATTGTCCTGAAACTACTAAGCACAGAATTAAACTATGTAGTTCAGAATTCAGCAGCTTCTGCCTCCAAATTTCAGAATTCCACTTAAAATATGATTTCTGTCATTTCAACCAGAACATGTTtctcacttcattcattcattcatttagtcttTCAACAGCTATTTAgtgattttgaaacatttttattggcTAGAATTGTCCTATGTACTAAGGAGTGTAGCTAACCACATCAGTCGTATCCATTCTTTCAAAGGGCTTGTAGTCTGGAGTTGTGGAGAGACAGCTATTATACGGTGATAAAAAAGCATAATCAAACGCCACATCTCCCCAACACCTTTCTGATCACAACTTGTACCTTCCTGCCATTTACTCACTCCTGTCCACATATGCTTGCTTCCCTGTTTCTCTGAGGAAACAAGGAGAATGTACCAGAGCCTTTGATTTACTGTGATTACGCTGGATTTCTCATTTACAGATATTCATACAGCATTATCCTTCTACTCAGGCATTGCTCAAATGTTATTTCCACAGAGCTCTTCTCTAACACCACTGACACCATTCAGTACAACTTCCTGTTTCATTGcctgctttacttttcttcaaaGCACACACATTTTTACGtcaaacacatacatacactcaCACAAACACAAATGTATATTTACACAAACTGATGTATACTTGATGtagaaaataaattcttctcCACTTGAATATGTTTCATGAGATCATGAACTTTGTTTCCTTATCTACTACATCTCTAGTACATGGTGCATACCAGTTATATAGTGAACAAAATTTTaatgacataaataaatatataaagggtATCCAATTTCTTGCTCCAAGGACATATTAAGGAAGTATATCTGGAGAAAAAACATTCATAACTAAACATGGGAAAAGGCATTTTAAGCCAATGATAGTAAATATGATGCTAAGGTATAGTCTCTGTTAGCAGTACAAAAGATCCtatagttttcattattttacagGTGACTGAgcatgataagaaaaaaatgaaagcaaatttcttatttctttcatattGCCAAATTCCCTAGAGACCAAGTTGTCAACTCAATATATGAACCTAGAACTCAGGTCAGGGCTGGGGATATGGATTTGGAAATCATTGCAGACTTCTTAGATCACCTAACAAGTGGATGCAGATGAAGACTATTATCTTTTGGTGCTCCAGGATTTAGAGGTCTGCACAAGGAGGAAGAAGAGTCCACAAATCTGACTAGGAAAAAGTGACCAGTGAGGGAGGAAGCAAACCAAAAGAGTGATATAGAAGCCTAGGAGAGGTGTTTCAAGGTAGCTTGATGGGTCAGCTATGTCAAGTCCTACTAAGAGATTAGATAAAATAAGATGACCAAGTAATTTTCAGATATGATATATGGAGGTCCTTTGAGTCCTTGTCAAGATTGTGGTCAGTTGAACAATGGAACAGAAACACAATTGGCATGTTAGAGACTCAGTGGAACGTGAGGAGACAAGAACAATGACTACACACTGtggtttaaagaaaattaattgtAAAGGAGAACAGAGAAGCATTGGTGGCTGGGTGGGGCTTTCAGTCTTGGAAATTATTAAGAAACGTGACACTAGACCATTTTTGTAAACAAATGAGGATTTTCCTGCAGAATTGGAGAAACTAATGGTTGGGAAGAGTACAAATATAATTTCAGAAGTAAATTCTATGGAAAACTCCAAGGAAGTGGAAAAGCTGgtcaaagatagaaaaaaagacacattatcattttgaaaggagggaaggaaatataaatatttaaaggtgGGTGAACTTCTctgattatttctgttttagGAGGGGGTGAAATGTGAGGCAAGATCAAGGCTGCAGAGGGAGTGCTGGGGAATTTTCTTGAATTGTAATATGCAGCTTTGGTGAAGGACCAGGGCAAAGGAATAAGTTTAAATAAAGTTGGGCTACTGTCAGAAGAGTAGAATGGAGGGTAAGGGGAACAATGGAATTGAGGATGATTATGTGAGTGATTATATGATAGACAGAAAATCTCAGCTGAGCAGTGAATGAAATGGGGGTATGAGAATAGTGATGATTAATAATAAAGTGTCACTTTTCTTAGATTTGTGATAAAAAGTTGTTAAAAGACAAGTATTATAGTAGATGAGTTGGAAATGAAGGGGGAATGAATACAGATGTGAGCCACAGGAGAGTTTCAGATGCCTTTGAGAGAAACCTTGGTGAATAGGTAAATGTGGGAATTGTGGGGAGATGGGGAGACTCCTCATACAGCTTACAGGAAAGCAGGATGGGCAGGATGAACTGACTTCTTTGGGGACTCACTTGTTTATTCAGGTGTAAAGGGGCTTGCAGAGCACTGCTGTCCTTGCTCAATGAATGTTCTCCCTCATGAGTgttggaaagggaaaaaatattgaaTAGACATTTACTGAATGTCAAATGATTACTTCGACCACCTCCACCATGCAATGTCACCCaagaagccttttatttctttgttcaaaATTTGCAACGCCCCCAGCCCACTAAAATGAGCAATCAGTAGATCATTTAATTgacaaaattttattgaaatctaTGTGCAACCTTGGGAGGGGGAAAGATTAAAAGATAAAGTACAGTAATTACTATCCTTGCAATATTACAATTAATTAATAAAGCCAGTAAGTTATTCCTCCAGTATTCTGTGCTTCTCATATTAGTATAATGCCTGATAAGAGTCTTTCTTGTGTATTATTTGATGCTCTAGACATCCACATAAGTGTGATAATTGTTATCTGTATTAGATGATGTGGTATACTGGGTAGGTTTTCTCTTCCGGATTGAAATATTGAAGTTGTTATTTCCCCAGCTGCCAGGTATATCAGAAACTGATGGTTCACAGGTGAATTCCTCCTTGGAAACTGACCCTGCTGAGAGGAATTGCCTTGCCCAAGATTATACCCCTCTAAGAGGATATCCCACATGCAAAGCTGGGTAAGAACAAATATCTGACATTTAATCACAATTTGAGAATCTCTGAAGGACTGTCTCAAGCTCCAGATCTCCACGTGAGATCACTTGAATCTCCTGTGGAAACTTCATCACAATTCCACTTCTTCTGCCCAATGCTGCTTCTCTCACCCCTTTATAAGTCCTGTTTCTCTGTGCACTCTCCAGTAAACTTCCTACATATAAACGTCTGTCTCAGAGTCTGTTTGCCTGGAGTTCAACCAAAGACACTAAATTATATACAATGATACTGACACCAAGAGAACTAAATGTTGGAGTTGTAACTTAAATACAGCTCTGTCAATTCCAAATGTTTTGATATCCAACCTATATTCATTCATCAGTCAGGCCCATATACATATTTTAAGGTGCTAGGAGACTAAACAAtccaaaaattttaaatccttTACCTTGACACAAGTAAAAGACTCCCTTAAAGGACAACATTATTAAGAAATTGTAATTTCTTATATATAACAAATTTAGAGTATGTGTTTCTGTAAGATTTTCTTTAGGGCTTCTTTcacatctttatttttcaaactgtaGATGAGGGGATTTAGCAAAGGGATGACCACTGTATAAAAGACAGAGACAACCTTATCCTGCTCCATTGAGTAGCTAGAAGTAGGGCGCAGATACATGAAAAGAATTGTTCCAAAGAATATGGTGACAGCCATAAGGTGGGaagcacaggtggagaaggctttttGCCTGCCTTCTGATGATGGCATCCTCAAGATGGCAATGAGGATGCATAAGTAGGATGTGAGAATGATCATAACACAGCTGATGACATTAAAACTGGAGAAAGCCATGATGACAATGCCATTGATGTAGGTGTCAGAGCAAGAAAGTTTGAGAAGAGGTGGTGTGTCACAGTAGAAATGGTTGATCCTATTAGAGTTACAAAAGGACAATCTGAAAGTCATCCCTGTGTGAATGGCCGCATTTCCAAAGCCTGCTAGGAATGAGGTAGCCACCAGCAAGAAGCAAATTCTCTCTGACATGACAACAGGGTAGAGCAGGGGGTTCCAAATGGCTGCATAGCGGTCATATGCCATCATGGTCAACAGGAAGCACTCAGTCCCCAGGAAGGAGCCAAAAAAGTAGAACTGGGCAGCACATCCATTGAAAGAAATCACCTTATTCTCAGCTACAAGGTTCACTAGCATCTTAGGAGTGACAGAAGAGGAATAAGAGGCATCAACAAAGGAGAGGATGCTGAGAAAGTAGTACATGGCAGTGTGG contains:
- the LOC143649723 gene encoding olfactory receptor 5AP2, whose amino-acid sequence is MNRYMKETQSRNQTEVTEFLLLGLSENPDLQTILFVLFLSIYMATMVGNLGMIMLIKIDPRLHTAMYYFLSILSFVDASYSSSVTPKMLVNLVAENKVISFNGCAAQFYFFGSFLGTECFLLTMMAYDRYAAIWNPLLYPVVMSERICFLLVATSFLAGFGNAAIHTGMTFRLSFCNSNRINHFYCDTPPLLKLSCSDTYINGIVIMAFSSFNVISCVMIILTSYLCILIAILRMPSSEGRQKAFSTCASHLMAVTIFFGTILFMYLRPTSSYSMEQDKVVSVFYTVVIPLLNPLIYSLKNKDVKEALKKILQKHIL